The DNA region aagaaaaagaaagagattCTAGACAGATCTATGGCTCTCATCCTCAAGAAATTGGACGAATGCCTTGAAAACCCCGTTCCAACAGCACCAAGGCGCCGTGTGGCGAAGCGGGCGAGAGACGACCAGGacactgctgctgttgacgaCCGCGTCGCTGCcggcgccgccaccaccaccaccgacgacgcTATCGACACGcgaaacaagaagaagctgaagcaAGACCCGGCAGCGGGACGCCGGTTCGCCTGTCCGTTCTTTAAGCACAACGCGGCAAAGTACAAGCATGTCAAGACCTGCTGTGGCCCCGGGTGGAAGGACGTCCACCGGGTGAAGGAGCATCTATATCGTCGCCACTCGGCTAAGAACTCTTGCGCGAGGTGCTTTGAgcagtttgaggatgaggccgCTCTCAAGGATCACCAGCGGTCTGAGGAGCCGTGCAAGCTTGAGAAGCACAATATACCTGATGTCATCACGGAGGAAAAGGACAAGCTCTTGCACGCTAGGGCCAAGGCTGGGCTttctgaggaggataagTGGCGGGAGATGTATCGGATTCTCTTCCCTGGCGAGAGGGTTCCATCTCCCTACTATGATGACTCGGATGGGACAGGCCCGGATAACGAGAATGGAGGGTCGTCCAGAAACTGGGAGGAGTTCAAGACGTTTGCCCGGCAGGAGGTACCCAGACTGATCAAGCCTCTGTTGCAGCAGTACATCGATAAGTACTTTGAGGACTTTGCAGAGAAGATGAACCAAAAGTCGATTGAGGTCGccaaggtggtggaaagcCAGGTCCTGCGCACCTGGATCTTtagggaggagcagcagcatctgTTCCCGCCCGGAGGTGCAGCGCCGtcgtctcctccgccgtcggTTTCCGCCCGGGCATCCAGCCCAGAGGTCGATGTGAAGCCTGCGAGTTACAATGAAGTGATGGATGAGTGGAGGGACAACCCACACAGCGGAGAGTTCTGGGCTGACATGATGAGCGGACCTCTTTCTCTGGACAATTTCTTGGCTGATGCGAGCCACATGGGCCTGGGCTGTGGGAATGATATCTTCAGCGCTGACTCGGCCTACTTTACGAATCCTGTCTCAGACAGGGAGATCACTTCCAGCTCTGGCCTGCATCAGGTTGCTGGGGCTGTTAtgggtgctgctgttggcgcTGCTCCGATGTACCCGCGATATTTGTAGGTCATTGTCGGTCTGTTTGGCGTGTTCCACATGCTTGTCCATCTCATTGCCTCGATCATTCGTGTCTCCTATTCTTCGTCATGTCATTTGCAATGGACCGGGGGGACACTCATTATTGGGTATCATGCCGAGATTTttccttttgttttcttttactTTGTTGATCAGGAAAGTGGTATCAGTACGATAGTTGAACATCATGCAAGGCTTTTCTtgaccatcatcctcatgaaccaaccaaacaacccaatcGCTCCATCACCTACCCCTCCATTTCAGCCCCCAACTCCCGTCACTCTCATGAactacccctcccccacataATCTTTTTACACGTCCGTATCTTATCACATTCAGCAGGCTTCCCGGCCGCATCCCTCGCGGCCAGCTGCCTTAGCTCTGAAGAGATATATATATCAAGGCATCTATTGCATCATTCTACCCGGTCCTCCCGGCCATCCGGCTGGCTGAGGAGCGACAGGAAAGATGTTTATTGCATGAAAGGCATGAATGGCCAGATTAAATTGGCTTGGGCGATTGGAGTTCGCGGAGGGGGCGAAGGAGATGGCACCACGTCACCCCACCGTTCATGTctaccaccacaacaacagcaacaacaacgacaaccaccacgaaAGAACCTGGACACGGCAAATTAGGATATCACAAAGCCAGTGTGAGACAACTACATTAAAATTCGGTCAGTCAAGGCTGTTTAATTGGTTCCACTTGCGAGCATCATACAAATG from Podospora pseudocomata strain CBS 415.72m chromosome 3, whole genome shotgun sequence includes:
- a CDS encoding hypothetical protein (EggNog:ENOG503P8HR) codes for the protein MASRGSSHPTPSELFLAKKKKEILDRSMALILKKLDECLENPVPTAPRRRVAKRARDDQDTAAVDDRVAAGAATTTTDDAIDTRNKKKLKQDPAAGRRFACPFFKHNAAKYKHVKTCCGPGWKDVHRVKEHLYRRHSAKNSCARCFEQFEDEAALKDHQRSEEPCKLEKHNIPDVITEEKDKLLHARAKAGLSEEDKWREMYRILFPGERVPSPYYDDSDGTGPDNENGGSSRNWEEFKTFARQEVPRLIKPLLQQYIDKYFEDFAEKMNQKSIEVAKVVESQVLRTWIFREEQQHLFPPGGAAPSSPPPSVSARASSPEVDVKPASYNEVMDEWRDNPHSGEFWADMMSGPLSLDNFLADASHMGLGCGNDIFSADSAYFTNPVSDREITSSSGLHQVAGAVMGAAVGAAPMYPRYL